A stretch of DNA from Thiomicrospira sp. XS5:
GGCTTGGTCTGGTCGTGGTAAAGTTTCTCACGTTGACGTTTCGTTCGACGGTGGTAAAAACTGGAAAGAAGCGCACTTCACGTCACCGGTTCTGGATAAAGCTTGGACCCGTTTTGAAGTTGAATGGGACTGGGATGGTTCTGAAGCCTTTATGATGAGCCGTGTAACGGATGAAACCGGTTACGTTCAGCCACCTATGCCTCAAATGCGTAAATTGGAAGGTACGAACAACGTTTACCACCGTACTGCGATGGTTACTTGGCGTATCCACGCTTGGGATAACGGCAAAAACGGAGGTATGATTGAAAATGTTCAGTACTAAGAAAACAATTCTAGCCGGTGCAGTTGCATTGGTTGCAGCCAGCACAGCTTATGCTATGAGTGGTAATTCTGGTAGCAACAGCGGTGACGCTGGTAAGATCGACGGTAAATACGCAGCGAACTACGTTGAAATCATCAAAGAAAATGATGGTAAATACCTAGATTCAAAAGTCATCGAAGCGATTTTGGGTAAAGACGCGGCTTACGGTCGTGCCGGTTTGGAAGGTAAGTTGGATCCAAACAACCCTTACTCGTTCGAAGTAGACGACAGCATCGACGGTGGTAACCACGGTAACGCTCAATGTAAGATTCCAGCGGCTTTCGTTGAAGTGCATGACAGCGTTGCGAAAAACTACTATGACGATGGTAGCTTCGTCGCTTACGGTTTCGGTACGCCGATTTCTGAAGCGGCTATGTCCAAGTGGAACATCGTTGTAGACGGTGACGGTAACGGTTTGCCGGATCCTTCAGTTGGTATGACTGTTGAAGAAGGTGGACGTGTTTACGTTCAGTTCTGTGCGATGTGTCACGGTGAGTTCGGTGAAGGTGCAAAAGGTTATTTGCCGCTAGCGGTTGAAGAAAACCTAGTGACTTCTGACTTCAGTGATCCAGCGCCGATGAAAACGGTTGGTAACTACTGGCCGTATGCGGTTACTTTCTTCGACTATGTTCGTCGTACCATGCCTTTCTGGACGCCAAACGCACCGTTCATCGGTGATGCCGGTTACATGGGGATGACCGGTTACATCATGCAATCCAACTACATTCCAATTGGGTTGGATGAAAACGGTGATCCAATCGAACTTGAAGATGATGCTTTCTACAACTCTGAGTTGTTGATGAAGCAAAACAAGTTCATGAAGAACCAGGGTAACTTCTTCTGTGACCACCGTCCGGTTATTCATAATGAACGTTGCATGAAAGACTGTCCTGACTACATGGTTGGTGACGGTAAAGGTAATGTTCAAAACTACGTACAAGCACGTCGCCTACCTGACGGAACGCCTCAGTATAACGTTCCTCAGCGTATGCACGAAGACCCACCAGGTGTTGGTCACGCAGGTATGTAATCTAATGTCGGACCGAGTCTGACACTAAGATGAAAAAAGCCCGCTTTTTAGCGGGCTTTTTTATTGCGTCTTTTAACGCATAAAGCCTTTGAAAACAAAGGGTTTTATGCCTTAAAAAATGCTTTTTTCCACTTGCTATCCCGTTAAATTCCAGTAGAATATAGCGTTCTTCCCACAAAGAAATAACGAAGTTTTTATGGCGTTGATTGACCCGTTTAACCGAAAAATTGAATACTTGAGAGTGTCCGTGACCGATAAGTGCAATTATCGCTGCGGTTATTGCATGCCGGAACAGGGCGCCCACCCGGAAGGTCGTCATACAGAGTATCTGGATTTCGACGAATTGGCGCGCATCATTAAAGCGTTTGTTGAACTGGGTGTCACGAAGGTTCGTCTGACAGGAGGCGAACCGCTGGTGCGTAAGGGCGTAGCCGATTTTGTTTCCGAAATCAGTCCTTATGAGGGCTTGAAAGAAATTGCATTATCAACCAACGCACACCACTTGGGAAAACACGCTGTCGCGTTGAAAGAAGCCGGTGTCACGCGCGCCAATATTTCCATTGACTCTCTGAAACCGGAACTGTTTAAACAAATTACCCGTGGCGGTGACTTGAGTAAAGTCCTCGCGGGTGTCGATGCTGGCCTGGAAGCCGGTTTAAACCCGATTAAGTTCAATATGGTGGTGATGAAAGGCACCAATGACGGCGAAATCGAATCCATGGTGGATTACGGGATTGAGAAAGGCGTGGAAGTGCGCTTTATCGAAACCATGCCGATTGGTGAAGCGGGAATCAGCTTAATGGACCAGCATTATCCAATGGACAAGAT
This window harbors:
- the moaA gene encoding GTP 3',8-cyclase MoaA; the protein is MALIDPFNRKIEYLRVSVTDKCNYRCGYCMPEQGAHPEGRHTEYLDFDELARIIKAFVELGVTKVRLTGGEPLVRKGVADFVSEISPYEGLKEIALSTNAHHLGKHAVALKEAGVTRANISIDSLKPELFKQITRGGDLSKVLAGVDAGLEAGLNPIKFNMVVMKGTNDGEIESMVDYGIEKGVEVRFIETMPIGEAGISLMDQHYPMDKIMARVKAHVGTDLIPSTGKSHDGPSKNFLIKGTDTRVGVISAVSDHFCESCNRVRLTARGVLALCLGQEDSVDLRTPIRDGISDDDLKQLIVKAMEKKPERHFFNENVHNIEFRQMVSLGG
- a CDS encoding c-type cytochrome, which encodes MSGNSGSNSGDAGKIDGKYAANYVEIIKENDGKYLDSKVIEAILGKDAAYGRAGLEGKLDPNNPYSFEVDDSIDGGNHGNAQCKIPAAFVEVHDSVAKNYYDDGSFVAYGFGTPISEAAMSKWNIVVDGDGNGLPDPSVGMTVEEGGRVYVQFCAMCHGEFGEGAKGYLPLAVEENLVTSDFSDPAPMKTVGNYWPYAVTFFDYVRRTMPFWTPNAPFIGDAGYMGMTGYIMQSNYIPIGLDENGDPIELEDDAFYNSELLMKQNKFMKNQGNFFCDHRPVIHNERCMKDCPDYMVGDGKGNVQNYVQARRLPDGTPQYNVPQRMHEDPPGVGHAGM